The nucleotide sequence ACACACTTACAGGCTCCCAAACCGCTTAAAAGAAGTTCTATCGGGTTCATTCCTAAATCGGTTCCCCCGAAACTCAAGGGCTCATCCGCAATAATTTTCTTGCCTGATGCCTCACATTCAACTTTAAAACCTTCGCCTAAATCTATTTCGGCTTTTGTTCTAAATTCTTTTGCCATAATTTCTCCTATAAAAACTTTTTGAAAAAATTATCAAATTTTTGAAAAAAGTTTTTTCAAGTAGTTTTGCTTTATGCAAAACTACATACAATAATGCGACGTTTGCCGAAAGGCAAACTCGGTAGATAAACAGTGAAGCTGAATTTCTGCTGAACTGTTTATCATACCTCCTATAAATATTCCCTAGTTATTTTTTTAAGGGAGATTTTAAACCTTTTTTTATTTCGGCAGCCAATTTTTGAATTTCTTCAAACCTATCCTGTTGTTTTAACTCTAAACTTATATAATACAATTGATTGATTTTTTCCGTATCAGATTTTTTTATATCATCCATAAAAAGAATTTCATCATAAAATGTATACTGATCTTGATTATATGGTTTCGCATTATAAGGAGCTGCTTGATTTATTTTTTGCTGCCACTGTTCGATATTTTTTTCCGGAGCTTCCTTAGGCGGTTTTAAATTTTTTGAAAGCCCGATATATATATAATCATCGCTTCTAGCCTTTGTAAACATTTGCAAGTTACGCACTTCAATCCCGGGCGTACTGCCTTTTAAATTGAATCCTAAAGAAAGAACTAAGGTAGTTTCTTTATCACTTGAAAAATCTTTTTTGGATATTGAAAAATCATAATCTCCGGCTTTTATAATCGTATTCGTTGAATTAAAATCAAATTTAATTGCTGCAAGCATAGGATCAATAGGATAATCCTTAGGCGACAAAGATAAAAATTCTTTCCAATCTCCGAAGTTTGCATTATATGAAGGAAGAATATAGTCGGTCATAAAACTATAATCAAGGTTATGCCCATTCCTTGTAGAAGAAATAGCATCAATTTTACTCATAACATATATTCCTCCGGGAACAGGAAGAGAATACGATATAATTTCCCCGTCTGCAAAGGGAAGCTCCCAATAATTTACAAGCCATTTTCTACCGTAAACATCTATATGGCTTTCAGACCTTGATGCTTGTCCGTAAGATAAGACAGGAACTTTTTCTCCTGCAACTGTTCTATAAATACGGTCAGCACTTAAAATATAGTCCATATATAATTTAGGGGATTGTATAAGTTCTTTTTCGCTTACATTATCAGGCTTTTTTATCAAAGCCATGGTTGAATTAAGCATTTTACCGTAAACTACTTTGCCGTTTTGAGGAAGCTTATATTCTTTTAGATCATTGGGAATAAATAATCCCCACTTTTTATTTCCCTGACGGGCCAAATGAAGGGGAAAAGAAGGAGCCCAAGCTCCATACATAATCTCTTCCGAACCCAAGGCCTTGGTAAAGGATTCGGCTCCGGAAAAACTATATTTTTTCTTCAAGTCATCTATAATGCTGAGTGTAAATTTTTTATAATCGGACAGGACCGATTTTCGAACCTCCGTCAGCTTTTTGGGTAATTTTTCTTCATACTTAAATTCATAAAAACTGCTTTCTTCAAGAATATGGGGCAGCCTATAAAAAATAGGAAGATAGACCGTACCTAGATTTTTTGCAATATTCTTTGTTTCGGCAAAGGGAAGTGCATAGTTTAAATTTTCATTTTCGCTTTTCATGGTAATAATTCCCAAAACCATTCCATCAGGTGAAATAAGCGGCCCTCCTGAATTGCCGGGGCTGGCTGCAGCCGAAAACCTAAGCCACTTCCATTTTCCGTTTCTTTCTTCAAAGGTTTGGCTTGTAAGAAGACCGTTACGGATTATAATGCCTTCGCCCAAAGCATTGCCGACGGAAAAGGTGGGGGTATTTAAGTTAAATTCATTTAAGGCTGAAAGGCCTTCGCCTTTTACATGCTTATAATTTTCTGCCTCAAAAATTATAAAATCCTTTTCAACAGAGTAACTTAAAACCGATCCTACCTTATAAATATCCCCAGATACCGAACGTAGGTTGTAGTCGTTATAAAAACTTTCTTCATAAAGGTTAAAAACATGGGCGGCAGAATAGAATTTGCCGTCATCCATTAAAAAGGCGGTTCCTATGGGAATATATTTGTCGTTTCGTATTGCAAATGGAATCCTTTCCATGGGAAGTTTTTTTTCATATTCCAGCTTCCCTTCTTCCGGTTTTAAAACAACAACTTCAAATACGGCTCCGTTTATTTTTTTTAGAACTTCGGGACTTAGAACAGCCTGAGCTCCCAAAATCTGAAAAACTACCGCAAAAAATAAAATCATAAAAATGTGCTTAAATTTCATCATAACTCCTAATGAGGGATTATATCACAAGAATAAAAGGCCGTCAATAAAAAAACTAATTCAATAGTTTTTCAATATCTTTTTTTAAGTCTTCAGGTGTAACAGTAGGAGCATAGGCAGTAACCCCTTCTCCCGTTTTATCGACTAAAAATTTGGCAAAATTCCATTTTATGTCTTCACCGTTTGAAGCTTTTTTTAAAAAAGAAAAAAGAGGTTCGGTATTTTCACCGTTGACTTCAATTTTTGCCATTATGGGGAAAGAAACCCCATACTTACTTTGAGCAAAATTTCTGATTTCTTCGTTTGTGCCCGGATCTTGACCGCCGAATTGATTACATGGAAAAGCTGCAACAAGAAATTTTTTATCCTTGTATTCTTTGTATAATGCTTCCAAACCTTGGAAGTGAGGAGTAAGCCCTCACTCACAAGCCGTGTTCACGATTAAAATAACATAATCTTTGTAATCCTTAAAAGAAAAGTTATTTCCTAAGCTGTCCTTAACTGTGTAATTATAAATTCCCATTAAATTTCTCCTTAAAAATTTCGTTTAATGTTTTTGTAATTTTTAATCCCAAGCCTTCATCAAATTTTATTTTCTTCCGATCGTAGGTAAAAAGGCCATTTATTTCGTCTTCTACATCGCTTACCTGCGTGTAGATTGAAGCACTCAAGCCCTTTTCAATAGCAGGAAAAACATCCTTTACATAAAGCTTCCAAACAGCATCATTCAACTCTTCTTTGGTTTTGAACATTTTGTAGCCGAATAAAATATCGGAGCTCATGTGTTCTTGAACCGGCAAACTGAAGCCTCCGAATTCCGTAAGGGCGAGTACCCTGCCCCGATTATCTTTTTTAGGTCTAAAAGCCTTATAATAAATGTGATAACTGTGAAAGTCCCCGGCTCCCTGATCGAAGTAACCGCTTGCATGGTCGATTAAGCGGGCAGCATCTTTTTTACGTACAAGGGCGGCTGCTGAGGCGGCATCAAACTGGCCCCAACCTTCGTTAAAAGGAACCCAGACTGCAATAGAGCTTATGTTGTATAATAAATCGATAGTACGTTCCGCATCGCGCATAAAATTTTTCCGGCCGGTTTCGCTTTTTCTTCCGTGAAGAGCATAACGGCTTTTTCCGTCTTTAAAATTAAAACCAAGCCAAGGAGCATACTTTACGACAAAGTCCTTATATGGACCGCCTCCGCTTACAAAGTCCTGCCAAACAAGCATACCGATTTTATCGCAGTGATAATACCAGCGAAGCGGCTCTATTTTTATGTGTTTTCTGAGCATATTAAAACCCATGTTTTTAAGAGTTTTAATTTCCCATATCATAGCTTCATCGGAAGGAGGAGTGTACATGCCGTCACTCCAATAGCCCTGATCCAAAAGGCCGTGATGAAAAATAGGCTTTCCGTTTAAACTTAAAACAGGCCCTGCTTTCCCTTTAAGAATACCGAATTCCCTCATACCGAAATAGGACCGTATACTGTCTTTTCCCGCTTTGACTTCAAAGTCATATAAAAAGGGGCTTTCGGGGCTCCAGCTTTTAAAGTCATCGGGCATTTTTACAAGGGCGCGGTTGTTTTGAAAAAGGCCTTCAGCAACCGCTTTTTCCCCGTCAAAGATTTTAACCGAAGCATTGGCTCCGAGAGGAACAGACTCGGCTCCGCACATAAAAAGCTCCAATTCAACCTCTGCATTTTTAAAGTGAGGGGTTATTTTTACACTCTGAATATAGGTTTCGGGAACTTTTTCAGCCCATACCGTTTGCCAGATACCGCTTTGTCCCGTGTACCAAATCTCTCCGCGGTTGAGGGTCTGCTTTCCGTAAGCTTCATCGCCCGTATCCGTATCATCCGTAACGGAGACTACAACTTCGTTTTTACCGTCCTTTAAAAAACCGCTTATATCGAAATAAAAGGGCCAATAGCCTCCGGAATGGGAGCCGGCCTTTTTTCCGTTTATATAGACCGAACAATGCTGATCAACCGCCCCGAAATGCAATAAAAGCCTTTCCCCATCCTTACACTTTTCAAAGGTAAATTCTCTGCGGTACCATAATCTTTTTCCGGGAAGGAGCCGTTTTCCGATGCCCGACAAAAGGCTTTCGGGCGAAAAAGGAACAATGATAGCTCCGTCCCATGTTTTGGGAACCTCTTCTGTCTCCGTTATTGCATAGTCCCACCGTCCGTTTAAACACTGCCAGTTTTCCCTTACAAGTTGAGGCCTCGGATATTCGTTTAAGGGACAGTCTTGATTTAGGCTTTTGCCCCAAGGCGTTAAAAGCGGTTTTATAGGTTTATTTTTTCTCATAGGATTCAGTGTCCTTAGGCTCATTGTTTTTTCGCTTATTGTAAAGCTTAGATGCAAAGTAAAGTGGAATAAAGGCGCAGAGTGCTAAAACGGCACCACATACATAGATAGACTCTACGGGAATATTTTCGGTTATGCCGAATTCGTTTACCACCGAGCCTGCCCCATTTTTTACCAAAAAATTTCCTATTATTGTTCCGATAATCATCGGAGTCAACACAAAAAAGAGGATGCGCATACCTTCAAACTGTCCTCGAGAAGTTTCGGGGTATAGCTCTTTTACCCACATAGTCATCGATTGGGTTACAAGAATCTGTCCCGTACCGGCTAAAAATACGGACAAAAAAAGAGGAATATTTTTCAGGCTGAACACTGCATCAGGGTTGACCGAGGCCGGCTTTATAAAAAGAGATAAAATACAAAGGCCCAAACTGTTAAGAATAATTGCAAATGCGGCAAGGCGCGGGGTTCGGCTTTTATTTATAAGGCCTATTGCAGGAATAACCGATAAGGAGGCAGCAAGCAAACTTAAACCCTGAATTATTCCCATGCGGGCAGCATCAAAGCCCATGCGGTAAATCATCCAGTTTCCCATGTGAACAAAATAAACATTAAACGAAATAAAAAAGACGGCTGTCGTTATACAGGCGAGCATCAGTTCTTTATGCGAAAAAAAGCCTTCAGCCTTAAAAATCGCAGCAAACTGTTTGCCAAAAGAACCCTCCTTATGCGGTTTTAAATCGGGAGCATCCTTTAACAAAAAAAGTGAAATAAGACCGGTACCTATGACAAACAAACCCATAGACCAAAAAAGACGCTGGTAATTGTTTTCGGATCCTATTAAAAGACCGCCGAGCACCGTACCGACTATCGTACCTATAACGGGCTGAATTGCAAGCACAGCCCCAACCTGTCCGCGGTTTTTATCCGTCGTCATATCGTTGCTCCATGCGTTGTAGCCAGAGTCGTTTCCCATCGAACCGAAAAAACTCATAAAATCGTCGGCAAGGATAACAAGAACGGCAGCCCATACAGATACCTTAGCCCCTGTTCCTACCTGCCCTCTTCCTACAAATTCGGTTAAGCCGAAAAGGATGGTGGTAAGCCCCCAGACGACGTAGCCTATCGAAACAAAGCGGCGTCTTGAGCCTATCCTATCGGATAAGGTGCCGAATAAAAAAGTTGAAAATGTTGTTACTAATGCACTCGTAATAACCATGAGGGTTACTATCGAAGAATCTTTTGCTATTTTAGCATATACAAATGTATTAAACCATTGATTTTCGATGTTCCAGCATAACTGCCCCGCAAGGCCCAAGCCCCACATTAAAAACCAAAAGCGCTTTGTACCGATAAGAGCTTCTTTTTTTATATCCATGTTTTTAAGCATTTATAAAAATCTCCTCCGTCTATACTCTAAAATAAGAGAGAATTATTGTCAAGCGACAGACTAAAAAATCCTTTATTTTAGTTTTCAATTTACACTAGACAAGGCACCTAGATAAATGCTATTATCACGGGTTCTATGATAAAAAAAGACGATAATTATGCTCTTTTAGGAATTTCACCTGAAGCCTCGGTTGCCGAGATCAAAACTGCTTTTAGAAAAAAAGCAAAACTCCATCATCCGGATTTGATTCAATATAAAACAAAAGACGAAAAAGAAAAATCCGAGTCGGCTATGAGGCTTCTTTTAAATGCCTATCAAAACATCTTAAAAGAAAAAACGGACAGTGAAAATCCCTTTGATTATTTCGATTTTTTTTCAAAGAAAAATGCGGCCGAAAGTTTTGATTACCGGCTATGGCTTTTAAAAAAAACGGACTACGAATGCCGGGCTAAGCTCATCTTCTTTGATCTTTTTCACGGATTGGAACAATCTGCCGTAGAAGAATACAATAAAAGAAGAAGCGAGGCGGGAGGCTTCTACCTTTCAAAGTATTTTAATAAAGAAGATTTTATGGACTGCGGTTTTGTCCTTGCAGAAGAGCTTTATTTCCGCGGAGAATATTATGAGTCTTTTTTGCTTTTAGAAGAAATCTTTTATTTGGAAAAACAAAAACCCTACTTTAAACACTTTTTTCCCGAAGTTACTGACTTGATAAAATCCATAATAATCGATAAACTGCATAGATATGTTGAAGACGAACTTGCCATAGACTGTTATGAAGCGGCTTTGGAATTGGATTTTAAAAAGATAGATAGGGCTAACATTTTTAAGCGTATGTCCGAAATATATTATAGGTTTGGAGATACATACAGAGCCTCCCAATATTTAAACAAGGCAATGCAGCTCAGTCCCAAACTAAAAGGAATTAAAATTATTCAAAATCAACTGGAGAATCATTATGATTATAATTAAAACGGAAGAACAAATTAACGGAATCAGAAAATCCTGTAAGGCCCTTGCTCAACTTTTTGAAGAGTTAAGGCCCGTAATCAAGCCCGGGATTAGTACAAAGGAGCTGGATGATTTTTGCGTTAACTATATAAAAAAAATCGGCGGTGTTCCCGCATGGTATTCCGAAGGCTTTCCGGGGGCTGCCTGTATTTCGATAAACGAAGAGGTTATTCACGGTATTCCCAGTAAAAGAATAGTAAAAGACGGAGACCTTGTTTCGATGGATATAGGAATAGACCTAGGAGGATACATCAGCGATTCTTGTGTAACCTACCCTGTAGGCAATGTTTCAAAAGAAAACCTCAAACTTTTGGAGGTTACCACTAAGTGTCTATATGCAGGGATTGAAGCATGTAAGGCAGGCAAAAGAGTTTCCGATATTTCAAAGGCTGTCTTTAATTTGGCTAGTTCCCACAATTACGGGGTTGTTTATGACTATTGCGGACACGGCGTAGGCCTCGGCGTACACGAAGACCCAAGTATTCCGAATGTGCCTGAAAGAATGAGACCAAATCCACGTCTAAGGGCCGGAATGGTAGTCGCAATAGAGCCTATGATTAACATGGGAACTGCCGATGTTGAAGTAAAAAAAGACGGTTGGACTGTCGTAACGGCCGATAGGTCGGTTTCATGCCATATGGAACATACGGTGGCCATCTTTGAAGACCACACCGAAATTTTATCACAGTTATAAGAAGGCCGCTTTGATGAATTCGATTATTTCATGGAATGTAAACGGCATCAGGGCCGTAGAAAAAAAAGGCTTTTTGGATTGGCTTAATACCGAAAATCCGGATGTACTTTGTGTACAGGAAACAAAGGCTGCAAAAGCTCAGCTTAGCAAGGAGCTTACCGAACCCGATCTGCCTAACGGAAAATATTTTGCCTATTGGGCTTCTGCAAAAAAAGCAGGTTATTCGGGAACCGCTATATTTACAAAAAAAGAACCGCTGCAGGTAAGAACTATGGGCTTAAAGGAATTCGATGATGAAGGAAGGGTTTTGGTTGCAGACTTTGACAAGGTTTCGATTATTTCTGCTTATTTTCCCAACTCGCAAGACGGAGGAGCCCGCCTGGATTACAAGCTTGACTTTTGTGCAGCAATCCTCGAATTTTGCGATTCAATACAAGAAGAAGGAAACAATGTAATTCTTTGCGGAGACTACAACATAGCTCACAAACCCATAGACCTTGCAAACCCTAAGAGTAACGAAAAAAATCCCGGCTACCTCCCCGAAGAAAGGGCATGGATGGACGAGTTCACCTCATCGGGTTATACCGACACCTTTAGGCATTTTTGCCAAGAGCCCGCAAAATACACATGGTGGAGCTACCGCTTTAGAGCCAGAGAAAAAAATATCGGTTGGAGACTGGATTATCACTGTGTAAACGATTCCTTTTTAGCTAAGATAAAAGAGTCAATCATTTTGGACGGAGTAATGGGATCGGATCACTGCCCTGTCAAGTTAATCTATTAGTTAAGGCAATTAAAAATCAAGGACAACCGATGAGCAAAACTCACCTCAAAAAACCGAACTTTTTCGAAGTTTCCTATTGACATAATTTGGAAAAACTGATAATATCGCCTGTGTTACGCCGTTGTAGCTCAGTCGGTAGAGCAAAGGACTGAAAATCCTTGTGTCGACAGTTCGATTCTGTCCGACGGCACTTAAAGGGATATAAGATTTTCTTATATCCCTTTTTTTATTAAAAATTATCATAAATTTTGTCTTTTTTTACATATTTTAAATAAAAAATTTAAGTTTTTTTTGTATAAACCCGATAATGTAATTAACGGTCGGGGTTACACAGACGGCATTATTTTGACATCCGGATGCCGTTTTTCTTAACCGATAATGATACGTTTTGAATCTTATTTCAAGAACGTTTAATTTAGAGATTGGCAAAAGTGCCAATCTCTTTTTTTTAAGTCTATTTTAAATAAAGGTATACTTGTAAAGCGGTACCCTTTTTCAGTATAATAAGGCTCATGGCAAAAGGCAGTGCAGAGGAAAAAGAGCCGGCCGTATGGCCGGTCATAAGACGGGACATACGGCCGATCGGCTCTTACGGTATATTTCTTCCCTATTTGATTATCCCATTTCGGCTTAAAAGTGCAAAAGTGCTTTTCCGCTTTTTGCGTACCGTAATACGCGATTTTTTTTGGCTCCAGTTTTCGGTAAAATGGCGCTTTAGGTCTATTCCGGTTTTGGATGTATCACACCCCTTGGACGAATTGATTCCCTTTACACCGGGCAAGGTACAAATCTATTTGAACTTTACAAATTTTTGGATCAGGCCGATGACTTTTTTGTTCCGCCGAATAGGTATAAAAAAGGCCCTGCCGTACTGTGTTGAATACCTTTCACTTATCGAAAAGGCTTATTCCGATGCTGCAAGGGTGTACCGGTTTTGCATGACGACAACAAACCGTCCCGATTATAAAGCCGATAAAGCATTTAAAATGATTCACGCCCTCGATCCGCATTTATTATGTGTTCCTAGTCTGCATGTTTCAATCGTTATTCTTGCTTCAGTGTATTATGCGGAAGTTTTTAAAAAAGACGATTTTACCAAAGAAGAGAGGGAAACCTATACGGCGGAATTAAAAGAGGGAGCTTTAGAGATTATTGAAAGCGTATTGTATGTAAAACAGCATAGTGTAAACTGTATTCCGGCGGCAATGTATATGATGCTTTATGTGCTCAAAGACCGGTTTACTATAAGCAATGGGGTCAATATTATAGACAGCCTGTTTGAGGATGCCGAAATGATTTCAGAACAGGAAAAAAAAGAAGTTAGAGCCCACATTCATTTTATGTTTGAACGCCTGCTCCTGGAGGGCTCGAACGAAGACGATTGGACCGTTCCGGTCAAGAGATGGCTTAAAACCTATCTACCCTGTGCTTTGAAATAATCGGTAACGTGAGGCAATGCGAGTCCTTGCCTTTTTTATATGTAAATGTTATAATAAGGATATAGAAATTTATGATAAGGAGTATGCAAATGGCTTATAAAATTTCTAATGAATGCACGAACTGTGCCGCGTGCGAAAGTGAATGCCCCGTAAACGCTATCAGCGAAGCCGGCGGCAAACACGTAATTGATGCTGATACATGTATCAGCTGTGGTGCTTGTGCAGGCGTTTGCCCTGTGGAAGCAATCTCAGAGGAATAATCAGCTTAAATTTTTAGGCAGGTTAAACCTTAATCACGAGTCCGGAGGGTTTTTATGAGTTTTGGAAAAATTATTAAGGGATACGGGTCCGTTTTTTTCGGCCTGTTGACCTTTTCGGCCATCGCCGGAGTGTGTGTACTTGCAGGTATTGCAGTAGCCTACCCCTTGTGGCTCTTAGCTGCTACAAATGTGAGTTTGTACACAATAATTTCCATAAGCATCTTTTTATGCGGGATTCTTTACCTATTGGTAAAAAAAGCAGTCAAGTCATATAAAAAAAGCCCTCGCGGACTCATCATTTCCATCTTAAAAAAAATAACCGTAATAGGCGGTATTATCTTATGTATCAAATTGGTTTTGACATTTAATAAAATACCGGCGTTAGTTGTACTTATTTTAATTTTTGTTATCTACGGTTTTTTAGCCTTCGGTATAGACCAATCAAAAAATAACGGTAATGAAGGCTTTTAAATTTCTATTTTTGTTCTTCTTTTTATCGGGCTCAATCTTAAAGGCCCAGGTCCCCTACCCTCAAATAGAAAAATTAAATATTGACGATTATATCTTTGTTCAATACAGTGATGATGTGGCAGATGCACGCAAGGCTTTAGCCTTAGCTAAAACAGGAAATGAACTGCCTATCAGATTTTATACGTACAAGGCGAACAGTGAAGACACCATAATAAAAATCGCAGCACGTTGTTCTATTCCTTATGATGCAATCGTTACATTAAATAGAATTGAGTCAGTCCAAACAGACATTGCAGGACGGGTTCTGATTCTTCCGACAATGCCGGCGGTTTATCTTCCTGAAAAAGCCCTTTCAAGTATCGAAAAACTCACTGAAGCTCTTTTTAGAAAGAATAAAACGGAACCGCTAAAAATAAAAATATACGGCCCTGAAGAAAAACGGGAGATATTTTGTTTTCCGGGAGAGATTTTTGACGGAACTGTGAGAGCCTTTTTCTTTATGCCTTTTTACCGTTTTCCTCTTAAAGATGCGATTATAACTTCAGGCTTCGGAAAAAGGCAGGACCCATTTACAGGCAAGGCGAGTTATCATCCGGGAATAGACATTGCTGCTCCCACGGGAAGCCCTGTCATGGCTTGTGCCGCAGGCAGGGTAAAGGAAATATCTTATAACAAGGTTTATGGAAACTATATTATTTTAAACCATACCGACGGAAGAGCCAGCCTATACGGCCATTTGAGCAAGGTCTATGCGAGCTTGAATGAAACCATAAAATCGGGTACAATTATCGGTGCTGTGGGTTCTACAGGAATGTCTACGGGACCGCATCTTCATTTTGAAATACATGAGCAAGGTATACCGAAAAATCCTGCCAATTTTGTAAACACACAAAAATAGGAAGTTATGATAAACAGTTCGGCAAAATTCAGCCTCACTGTTATCTGCTTATTATGGGAGTTAACATGAAAGAAACTAAGTTCTTAACCGATGAATACAAAGAAGAATTCGACAAGCTTGTATCTCATCCCATTCAATCATGGGTTTGGGGCGACTTTAAAAAAAGTATGGGAGCTGTTTCCGAAAGAATAGGTTTCTTTGAAAACGGAAAATTAAAAAACGGAATTCAGATTATTTTTTCTAAAATACCTAAGACCAATTATACGGTTGGGATAGCCTCAAAAACAATAATGCCGGAACAAGAACACATCGAAGCCTTAAAAGAGGCGGCAAAAAAACATAGAGCCGTATTTATAAAAGTAGAACCGGATGTATTTAGTCCTGTACAAAAAGATAACTCTTTAGAAGAGACTTCTTCGGATGCAGGATTTTTAGAAGCTCTTATTGAAGACAAGAAAAAAATTTTGTTGAAAAACGGAGCAAAAAACGGAAAGCCTTTTTTTGAAAAATATAATTTTCTTTTAAATATAGAAAAAACCGAAGAAGAGCTTTTAGCCTCTTTTCATTCCAAAACAAGGTATAATATCCGCCTTGCCGAAAAAAAAGGAGTAAGCATAATAGATAAGAGCACCGAAGAAGGTATGGAAGATTATATAAGGCTGATGGAAGAAACGACAAAAAGACAGGGCTTTTTTAACCATAACGGGGAATACTTTAGACAGATGTTCAAAATCTTCCCAAAAGATATCCTTAGAATATTTAAAGCCGTTTATGGAGATGAAGTTTTAACTGCATGGATTCTTTTTAAATTTAACGGAAAACTTTATTACCCTTATGGAGCTTCAAGCAATAGTCATAGGGAATTGATGCCTAATAACCTCATCATGTGGAAGGCTATTCAATATGGAAAAAAGTTAAATTGCTCTATTTTTGATCTTTGGGGCTGTTTAGGCCCTGATCCGGATACGGCGGATTCATGGTACGGGTTTCATAAATTTAAGGCAGGATATAATCCTCAGTTGGTAGAATACATAGGCACATTCGACTTTGTATATAAGCCTTTTATGTACAGACTTTTTAATCTTGCAGATAAAATCAGATGGATTATTTTAAAAAATAAACGCAGATAGCTTTAAGTTTTTTTATCCTTAGCCGATAAATAAATATCGGCGGATGGTTCCCCTCCCACCCACCGTCTGCCGATAGCCTGATGGGCGGGCCGGTTTTTTAACCGGCTCTTTTTTTACACCAAGCTTTTATGATGAAGACGGCCTTCTCTACTTTGCAGAAAGACTTATAACCTACCTACTTGTAAAAAACTTAAAATTATGTTTTTATATATGACTATGAATAAGCTGAGCAAGATAATATATCTATACCTTATTTTGATTTTCTTGATCCTAGCCGGAGGATCCTTTGCCCTAGGAAAAATGATGGCAATGACGAAAAACATAAAACAAAGCGAATTATTTGTCGACTTTAATCCGGCCCTGCCGTCAAGAATATTGGACATAAGAGGCGATCTTATTACCGAATTCTCCTTGGACGAAAAGCGGGAACTTATCAATTACGGAGACATTTCGCCCAACCTGATTGCAGCTCTTTTAGCCCGTGAAGACCGTCTGTTTTACGAGCACAAGGGTTTTAGAATGAAATCGATTATCAGGGCTGTCATAGGACAACTTACAAGAAGGTCATTAGGAGGCGGAAGTACAATTACTCAGCAAATCGCAGGTATTCTCTATTGCGACAGAACCGATAAAAGTGTAAAAAGAAAAATAAAAGAGCTTTGGTGGGCTATCCAGATGGAAAGACGGCACTCAAAAGATGAGATAATGATGCTCTACCTAAATGAAGCCTATTTTGGTGGCGGAACAAACGGTGTAAGTGCGGCATCCCGCTTTTATTTCGGACACTCAGCCTCTGAACTGACACCGGCAGAAGCAGCCATCTTAATTATTCAGCTTTCAAACCCTACAAAATACAATCCATTTAATTACCCGAACAGG is from Treponema denticola and encodes:
- a CDS encoding S1 family peptidase, which gives rise to MMKFKHIFMILFFAVVFQILGAQAVLSPEVLKKINGAVFEVVVLKPEEGKLEYEKKLPMERIPFAIRNDKYIPIGTAFLMDDGKFYSAAHVFNLYEESFYNDYNLRSVSGDIYKVGSVLSYSVEKDFIIFEAENYKHVKGEGLSALNEFNLNTPTFSVGNALGEGIIIRNGLLTSQTFEERNGKWKWLRFSAAASPGNSGGPLISPDGMVLGIITMKSENENLNYALPFAETKNIAKNLGTVYLPIFYRLPHILEESSFYEFKYEEKLPKKLTEVRKSVLSDYKKFTLSIIDDLKKKYSFSGAESFTKALGSEEIMYGAWAPSFPLHLARQGNKKWGLFIPNDLKEYKLPQNGKVVYGKMLNSTMALIKKPDNVSEKELIQSPKLYMDYILSADRIYRTVAGEKVPVLSYGQASRSESHIDVYGRKWLVNYWELPFADGEIISYSLPVPGGIYVMSKIDAISSTRNGHNLDYSFMTDYILPSYNANFGDWKEFLSLSPKDYPIDPMLAAIKFDFNSTNTIIKAGDYDFSISKKDFSSDKETTLVLSLGFNLKGSTPGIEVRNLQMFTKARSDDYIYIGLSKNLKPPKEAPEKNIEQWQQKINQAAPYNAKPYNQDQYTFYDEILFMDDIKKSDTEKINQLYYISLELKQQDRFEEIQKLAAEIKKGLKSPLKK
- a CDS encoding DnaJ domain-containing protein; the protein is MIKKDDNYALLGISPEASVAEIKTAFRKKAKLHHPDLIQYKTKDEKEKSESAMRLLLNAYQNILKEKTDSENPFDYFDFFSKKNAAESFDYRLWLLKKTDYECRAKLIFFDLFHGLEQSAVEEYNKRRSEAGGFYLSKYFNKEDFMDCGFVLAEELYFRGEYYESFLLLEEIFYLEKQKPYFKHFFPEVTDLIKSIIIDKLHRYVEDELAIDCYEAALELDFKKIDRANIFKRMSEIYYRFGDTYRASQYLNKAMQLSPKLKGIKIIQNQLENHYDYN
- a CDS encoding glutathione peroxidase, which encodes MGIYNYTVKDSLGNNFSFKDYKDYVILIVNTACEUGLTPHFQGLEALYKEYKDKKFLVAAFPCNQFGGQDPGTNEEIRNFAQSKYGVSFPIMAKIEVNGENTEPLFSFLKKASNGEDIKWNFAKFLVDKTGEGVTAYAPTVTPEDLKKDIEKLLN
- a CDS encoding MFS transporter, with the protein product MLKNMDIKKEALIGTKRFWFLMWGLGLAGQLCWNIENQWFNTFVYAKIAKDSSIVTLMVITSALVTTFSTFLFGTLSDRIGSRRRFVSIGYVVWGLTTILFGLTEFVGRGQVGTGAKVSVWAAVLVILADDFMSFFGSMGNDSGYNAWSNDMTTDKNRGQVGAVLAIQPVIGTIVGTVLGGLLIGSENNYQRLFWSMGLFVIGTGLISLFLLKDAPDLKPHKEGSFGKQFAAIFKAEGFFSHKELMLACITTAVFFISFNVYFVHMGNWMIYRMGFDAARMGIIQGLSLLAASLSVIPAIGLINKSRTPRLAAFAIILNSLGLCILSLFIKPASVNPDAVFSLKNIPLFLSVFLAGTGQILVTQSMTMWVKELYPETSRGQFEGMRILFFVLTPMIIGTIIGNFLVKNGAGSVVNEFGITENIPVESIYVCGAVLALCAFIPLYFASKLYNKRKNNEPKDTESYEKK
- a CDS encoding glycoside hydrolase family 2 protein is translated as MRKNKPIKPLLTPWGKSLNQDCPLNEYPRPQLVRENWQCLNGRWDYAITETEEVPKTWDGAIIVPFSPESLLSGIGKRLLPGKRLWYRREFTFEKCKDGERLLLHFGAVDQHCSVYINGKKAGSHSGGYWPFYFDISGFLKDGKNEVVVSVTDDTDTGDEAYGKQTLNRGEIWYTGQSGIWQTVWAEKVPETYIQSVKITPHFKNAEVELELFMCGAESVPLGANASVKIFDGEKAVAEGLFQNNRALVKMPDDFKSWSPESPFLYDFEVKAGKDSIRSYFGMREFGILKGKAGPVLSLNGKPIFHHGLLDQGYWSDGMYTPPSDEAMIWEIKTLKNMGFNMLRKHIKIEPLRWYYHCDKIGMLVWQDFVSGGGPYKDFVVKYAPWLGFNFKDGKSRYALHGRKSETGRKNFMRDAERTIDLLYNISSIAVWVPFNEGWGQFDAASAAALVRKKDAARLIDHASGYFDQGAGDFHSYHIYYKAFRPKKDNRGRVLALTEFGGFSLPVQEHMSSDILFGYKMFKTKEELNDAVWKLYVKDVFPAIEKGLSASIYTQVSDVEDEINGLFTYDRKKIKFDEGLGLKITKTLNEIFKEKFNGNL